TGGTTGGGGCACACGGGTGTGGGGTGTGCTGAGGAACCAGAGCAGGGAGTGCAGAGGGGCAGCCGTGCACAGGGATGTGTTGGACGGcagagggctgagcagggacagcacacggtGTGCAAGGACGTGCAGGTggcagctggcagtgcctggagggGCAGTGTGTGTCCTGGGGCAGCTCGGGGGCTGTGTGCAGGCTGCTGGATGGTCAGGCTGTGCATGCAGGTGCACACGGGGCTGTGTGGGGGTGTCGGGCGCAGACTCCCCCACGCTGCTGTGCCGACACCCGGCCAGAACACATCCAGGCTGTGCCAGTCCCATgccaggggacacacaggggctCCTCCGCCAGTGCCAGTGCAGACCCTAACCACAACCCATGCCAGCCCGGGCACTACGGCTAAACCTAAACCGCATCCTAACCCCAAGCCTAACTTTAAATGTGTCCGCGGGGCAGAGACCACGCACCCGCTCTGGAACGAGCCCTGACCTTAACCCCGAGCCGGCCCCCCGAGGCAGAGCCGCCccgccggtgccggtgccggtgccggtgcccgggcggagcggagcggggcgggggagggcagggcgggcggcggccccgccTGGCCGGGGTCCAGcacccccgggccgggcggagcCCCAGCACCGCATATAAgggcggcggcgggcagcgGGGACACCCGTGCTGGCGCTGCCGACTCGGAGGTGACACCATGGTGCTGTCCGCCGCAGACAAGACCAACGTCAAGGGCGTTTTCGCCAAAATCGGCGGCCAGGCCGACGAATATGGCGCCGATGCCCTGGAGAGGTATCGTGGTTCTTCCCTGTGTGaccctctctcttctctccagCCCCGACTCCCTCGCATCTGCCCCCTCTTGTCGCCATCCGCAGCTGTCGCTGTCCTTTGCCACCTTGTCCCCGTCTCACCTGTCTCTGAACCCCTTTGTTCTGCAGGATGTTCGCCACCTACCCCGCGACCAAGACCTACTTCCCCCACTTCGACCTAGGAAAGGGCTCTGCCCAGGTCAAGGGACACGGCAAGAAGGTGGCGGGCGCCCTGGTGGAAGCTGTCAACCACATCGATGACCTTGCTGGTGCCCTCTCCAAGCTCAGCGACCTCCACGCCCAAAAACTCCGTGTGGACCCTGTCAACTTCAAAGTGAGTGTCTGGAGAGGGGTGACCAGCCCAGCTTCCCTCCTGCACCTCTTGGCTGCTCCCTTGCCTCATGCCCTTGCTCACCACATCGTTTTGccttccagctgctgggccagTGCTTCCTGGTGGCGGTGGCCACCCGCAACCCCGGTCTCCTGACCCCTGAGGTCCACGCTTCCCTGGACAAGTTCCTGTGTGCCGTGGGCACCGTGCTGACTGCCAAGTACCGTTAAGGCGTGTGCTGTGGCCAGAGCTGGAGCCAACACCCCACCAGCCCTCCGACAGCCAGCAGTCAAAtgttctgaaataaaatctcttgcatttgtgctgcagccccggtgtcctgctctgtgtgctgcctgcGGGAAGGGAGCGGGAGGGATGTGCTCTGGGGGTCTGAACTGGAGGTTTCCCCATCAGGTGGGTACATGGAGGAAATGGGCTCTGGTTTTGCTGTCCCTGAGAGGAGGCAGAATCTGGAGGGTGATGTCCAGCAGGCAGACATTGccttgctgctgtggggctctgggaggAAACAGCATTTCTAGGCACCAGTGCAGGGGAGAGACTCATGGAAGAtctggggctccctgcagctccaggctgtccCACCAGAATTCCACGCTGGGATCCCCTCTTGcaccaccagccctgggcaccttTGTTCAGGACAGAGCTGGAGGACATCTCCTCCTGAAAATCTACACAGGAGTACAGGGGCTCCTGGCACCTGTGAccctctgcctggcagcagagTGGGAATGGCCTGAGgacctccctgtgccaggacatCATTCCTtgcacacccagcacacagggctgtgcaggggtgCAAGACTTCTTCTGCCTCCACCAAATGGCCCATAGCTGGGTGTCACTGTGGAGGGGTCCTGGGGAGCTCCAAGGGGAGCAGATGGGGCTCAGCTCCAGATCCAGCAGTGTGGGGAGGTGTCAGGCCCCCACAAAAAGGAGCCCAGGAGTTGTGCTGGTGTCTGCACCCCCCAGGCCTTATCGCAGCCCACAGCAGGGTGGCCGTGGTGGGGGCTGATAAAGGAACGTGTgggctctcctccagctgtggGTGTGGTGGGAGACTGGGCAACAGATAGTCCCAGGAGGCTACAACCTGCCAGGTGCTGAGTAAGGGCTGGGAGGTCCTtagtgaggaggggaaggatcAAGGAAGCCCCAGGGTGGCTCACAAAGCCAGCCAAGGTTGCCATAGGCTTCTCTGATCCTTGGCACTGGCAAGGATGGCCTCTTCCATAATCCCATGGCCTCCAGGAGCTGTCAGTGAATGCACAGAGACAGGAGAAACTCCAATAACTCCAAAGAGAGGAGGAGGCTCTTCAGGGTCTCTTCTGCAAAGCACCACAGGTGTTATGAGCCCACACACCCTCTGTTCCTGAGCACagtgaggaaaggaggagaaagccagTCAGGGCATCACTGGCCAATCTCTACCTTTGTATGGAGCAGGTGTTGAGCAGGTTGCACCCTTCCAGCCAGGAACATCACCCAGGCAGAGCTGTAGCACAACTTCCTGGGGATGTCATGGAGAACCAGGATACGGTGGGGACTCAGGGCACACAGGTGTGCAAGGAGGTGTGAACTGGTGTGGAAAGCCTTGGGAAGGGCCAACATCAAATCCAGCATGGACTCGGACTCCTCCAGACCCAGCCACTGAGGGCCCTCATGGTCCCCAGCATGGTGGGTACAGGAGAGAAGGTGTGAGAGCAATGTGGGGACAGTGTGTATGTGAGTGGTGAGAGCTGTTCCCAGCTTGCTTCAGCTTCTGACTTCTCCCGAGCCGTGCTGTGACCTCAGGCAGGACACTcgggtggcagtggcagtgtcctGCCTCCAGCACTTTGCCAGGGCTCTGCCTAGCCGGGGAACCACTGAGCTCGTCTTGTCCCAGCCGtttgtccctgctgccacaaGATGGGGACCTCAAGCCGTGGTGCTTTATCGGGGCCAGACAGagggctgggagaagcagggctgccagccagggcttTCAGCCAGCCCCACATGCCCAGGGCTTTGGGGACACTGCTGCCAGCTTGGAGGGGGGTGCAGGACCCCTCCCCACCAGCCCCTGTGCCTTGCTGAGAGttccagccctgagcccccctgcTCTGGCTCAGAGCACAGGGGTCCCCTCACTGGGCATCCCTTGGTGGCCGTGGCTGTGTGTCCACACTCAcactgacacagcttggcactcCCTGAGctggcatccctgcccagctgcctcagGACCTACCAGCCACACAGCAGCCGtgctctggagcacagcagggcaaaTATTTACCTGGTGCTGTCCCAGGCTGGTTTTGCAGCTGGCattgctgcagctccagtgctgaGGAGAGAGTTGGAGGCAACTCCTGCattgccacagcagcagcagcagcctgaaacagccccaggtgacactggggaggTGGATTTGGACACAAAGCCCTCTGATCCAGGCATGGCAGCCCTCAGGAAGCTGAATCACACCAGGCAGGCAGCTTCAGTAGAAGAAAGAGGATGAGTATCTCCAGGTCATGCCTGCTTTGATGTCTCCACTCTCTGCAGGCCTTCCTCAGCTCTCATTCATTCTTGATGGACAAAGCACCCAGGGTTCAAAGACACCTCCAGTGTTCTGTTCTGTGGTGACACCAAGGCAAGTGGCATCTCAGAGCTCATTTTTATTGAGAGAGGAGTTAAACAACATCAGGAAATGAGCTTGATGGTAACGACTTACCCCATCACAGGACTCCCACCAGGCTCTTGAGGGGCTGCAAACAGCATTGTCCAGATAGGTTGGATTCTAATCTTATTATGTTGGCTGGATAGTCATGTCCCTAAGGAGTGTGTCCTGGAgacagacacagaaacacacactcCTGGAGGAGGTCAAACATCCTAGGGGACTTTAACAGGAATTCTCCATGAATTTTCTATCTTCCCAGTAGCAAGGGGGATCTTGCAAACAAGCAGTGGGAAGATAGAGAATTAATTCCTCACTGGAAGCTGATCTTAGGGGATCAGTTGAGAGATCCTCTTGCTGGAATGAGGAGGGAAAACATCATGTGTTTTACAGCCTGTTCTTGTTTATGCATCCCATATTGGAATTCAATATGGCAATAGTGTAACCCATGAGTGGTGCAGCCAATAGGTCTTCTGCTTCTTTGCTGTGTATTTGGACAGCCAGTCTTTCCTAAATGTCAGAtctttcctgctgaaaaaagatttttcctcctgatttgTCTGAATTCTTTTGAATTTTAAGCCAGTGCCTACagcccctccagctcaggaacATCTGAGAACTTAATAAGGATGTTCTCCACTACAAAACAAGTTATTGGTGACAGAACAGTAAATAATAATGGTAAACAAAAAACTGGAATCTGTCACGGAAGGAAAACAGACTCATCTGAAAGGATTCATTCTTGGCAAAGGCCATGATTATTACTCATCTCTTTCTTTGATTAAAAGTCCCActgtttgctttgggtttttttacttgaaCCCAACTGTTTTGTGGTTCCTTGGTTTCCTCCTTTTACCCTGCTAACAATAAGAGACACTAAGGTCTTGTTCCTGTGACCCATCcccctccctcttttcccagagaTATTGAATGTTTGGAGGTGGCTCCCATCAGTTTTTGAGGtagaggggatttttttcctcaggcaaGCAATCTGAAAATAAGGAATGATTGAAATATACTTTAATTCAAACTTTTTGGAATCCTCCCACCTCCTCCACTGGCTGTTTTGCcagtggaaaaaggaaaactggtagaagacagaaaatgagCATTGATTAGATTTTCACTACAGAGATGGAAATTGAATAGAAATGCAAAATCTTTCTTCCTGCTGGTTGCTCTGTCTTCCAACCACACAGCAACCACCTGGGAGATCTGATTTTGCTTGGAGCTGAGATGTAGGCAGTGCTCTGCTGGTGACATCAGTGCTTCCTCTCTCCTtgtgttgtttttctgcatttttcagcagcaggagatgccaTCTGGGGAGGGCCCAGCTTTGGTTGTGTTCCTCCAGCTCCCACACAAGCAGTAACAGCAATTCCAGAGGCTACATTCCTGCCTGTTACCTTCAGCATCTGTCTGTtggcctgctgctgctcatgaaTTTGCTCTACCTTTTATAAACCTGCTGATCCTATTTGTTTCCACAACCTCCTGTGGCAGTGAGTTCCAGAAGTTCATTCTCCCACCTGCTCCAAATAAAGTCCTTTTCACCCATTTAAAATCAATCTAGCAGGCTGATCAATGGCCTCTAACTCTCATCATGCACCAGGTCCACGTTCTCTTTATGATTTTGTAGGGCTGGCATGTTTTGCTCTccagagaaaaatcccagcctCCCCAGAACCCCTTTGTATTGCAGCTACCCCGTCCCCTTGATCTCAGttgccctgctcagggctgtaaATCCACAATGTTCTCACATCCTAAGATGTCCTGTTGCCATAGGACAAGGGGTGATGGCTTCAAACAAAGATATTTGATTTAAATTAGATGTAAAGAAGAAGTTTTTACAGTGGAGGTGGTAAAACATTGGCACAAGTTCCTCAGAGAGGTtgggatgccccatccctggaaacttTCAAGAccagggctggatggggctctgagcaacctgaccCAGTGGAAgccatccctgtccatggcagagatGATGAACTACACAACCTTTAAaagtccattccaacccaaattatGCCATGATTATAGGATTCCATGATCAGAGGCCAGACCTGCACAGATGTGGGTGCACCAAGCTGTTACACAACAGGCAGGAGATGCtctctttgttattttgcaaGCCCAAGCCCTTCCTGATGTCaccactgtatttttttttctctgcacatCAAGGCTACAATTTTGGCAAACCATCAGTGAGGACTCCAGCATCTTTTTCCTGAGCTGTAATAGCCAGTTTAAGTTCAGCCTCCTCTGTTTTAGATCACATTTCCCTATCCAGGTCACCCTCTTTATCTACACTGAAAGAATTGaccttctgtttttccttttgtgagTAACACTGAGAGCTGCACATAGCAAAGTTCCACAGAGTACATCAAATGTCCTttcagcagcctcctgcagtgATGGAGCATCATTTGACTTTTCTGTCCAAAGCTAAAACTGTGCAACTCTAACAGCAGAGTTTTGGTCCCTAATCCTGGGGTACAGTTCCTCGTtattctcttccttcccctgtCACAGTGACTTCAAGTCAAGCTGCTGGGTGGACACAATTCAATGCAGATCTAGCTGAAAATAGTTAAAACAGAGTTTTCCAGTCAGTGACACTTTTTTTATCCCTTGCACTAGGATCAGAGATAGGGGAGCAGactgtgccagctctgtgctctccagagACCTTTGCACATGGCCAGGAGGATCCCAGCTATGGATTTATGGAAAGCAATACAGCAAAATGTGCATTGCAGCTGCTCATCCAGAAAGCTTTTAGACATCCCTCAATAGTTGAGCAGCTCAGTGCCTTTATTAATAGTAGAAATGTATTTATCAAAATTCATGGGTCAGCACTGTTAAAGCTCCATAAATCCAATTTGCACAGGCcaccattatttatttttccaggttGTTGCCTCAAAGAGGGATACTTCCAGTGTCTAATCCAGACTTCTCCACAGGCTTGTTTGAAGCACTGTATGAAACACACTCTCCAGAACAGGGTCTTCCTCTTTTGTCTGACTTCCTGATGTGAAGGGCTGTGTTCAGGACTCATGGACCACAGAGCAGGAAGCAGAAGTGGTGAGCCCTGACCATCACAGGGACACCAACACCACTCTCAGAGTGTCACTGACTCAGACAGAAGCCctgaccccagcacagccacggtccctgaggctgcagcacagacaggatcCCCTGTGTGATTTTCTGAATCCTCTGGGCTCTTGATGCCGCACAGGATGAGGCAGATGCCACTGCAGCTGTACcttctgcctggctgcaggtCTTTGTGATGCACTGACTGGGCAAGTGGaggaagcttcagcttctccagcttcagccccagctccagctctgcagccaaaGGAGACCCTCCCTGGCCCAAACTCACCCCTTCTGAGGCTGCAAGGCTGCTTAGccaaagggaaaaggagcagccCAGACAGTCACTGAGCCAGTGACAACATTTGCACGTCCCCATGTGTTTGGAGCAGATGTCACTCTGGAGGTGGCATGTCCTACAGCATCCATCCACACAGTTACAGGGAACACTGGAATGCTTCTCTTGGGAACAAGCATCTCCAAGGGACccaagctgtgaaaaaaatagatattgtAACACATTGTGGATCTGACTCTGCATTGTGTTAGATAAGCTTAATTTATGCTCAggtctttcacttttttttttctcttttaagaggaaaataacTAGAAATGGCATTTCAAGAAAGTAATTCATAAGTGCTGATTGGAGATGAGTTGATATCTTTAGAAGTGGAGTTGAAGGCTAAATTAATGTAGAATGGGGACAGAagggtttatttgtttttctcttagaAGGAGAGCTCTGAAAATCCAAGGATAGTATCACACAGGGGCAAAGGGAAATGAACAAGCAGTGAACAAATTGAAGCTGGAAATTAGCAGAATAGTCTTTTCCCATCCCTTGAGCTTTATGTGCTCAGCTTATGGGCTGACTTCAGGGAAGTCTTCTCCTAAATCGGGTGAGGACATTGCCAGCTTTGAgcacacagcctgctctgaCGGGGATTTTGGTGGTGTCAGAGCTCCTGGAAAATGGCAGGCACTTCCCCAGGGGATTTCCTTCCCATGCCCCAAGAATTTATTACAAAGAGTAAAGTCTTGTGATAGCAAGCAGCAAAGACTTTGAGCTCCAGAAGAAGAAACTCCACCTCCAGGGCGCTCGTGGCTGACTGGAAACAGCTCTGAAGTCCTCAGCTAAGGAGGACTTGACTGGTGAGGGAGTGGTGGGATTTTTGCCTGAGCAAGGACTTCGAGATTGTCCCCAAGCTGCATTATTTCCTGCTGGGAACACATCAGACGTATGCCAAGGAAAACACAGGTAAAAGAAAATCCTTGACTCTTTTGAAATCAGCTGGAAAATCAGAGAATGACTTGACCGTGCCTATGAAAGCCACATCTCCCGTGAGTCCTATGAACATGGCAGATCCGTGAGAAAGCAACGGGCTTTGCAGAAACGAGCATTGAATCACCCATCAGCTGAAGGGCTGAGCCTCCGCAGTGATTCCCGTCTGAGCGGGGGCATGGTGGGCTGCCCGGTCACGACCGAGCCATGCGCATGTTTGCGATTCCAGCTTCAACTGATCTCCAAGTACCCAGCTACCTCCTTCCCCGGCCTTCCCGGCGCTCAGAACCGCAGCCGGGAGCCGCACCGGCACCGTGCCCGGGATGCTCCGACCCGCCGGGCGCATCCCGGGGCTCGCAGGacggggcggagcggggccgtgcggggcggagcggggcggagcggggcagtgcggggccgtgcggggtGGAGCGGGGCAGTGCGGGGCAGtgcggggcggagcggggccgtgcggggcggggccgtgcggggcggTGCTCCCCGGCGGCAGCTGCGGCCCCGcgggcagcccagccccgctccgTCGCTCCCGGTGCGGCGgggggcgggcccggggcgggcccggggcgggccgggcggcggaagcggcggcggcggcggcgctgcggggccgggcggcggggccggggcagcggcgggcgggcggccaTGGCCGGGGCAGCCGGGCCGCCCCTGccgcggctgctgctgctgctgctgcagctcctggcgCTGCCCGCCGGCCGCGCCGGCCGTGCCGGCCCCGGTGAGTCCCGGCGGGGCGGAGAGCGGCGATCCGCGGGGTCTCGGGGGGCAGAGGCGGCGGTGGGACAGCGGAGGGTGGTGTTGAGGGGAGCCCCGGGAGCTGCCCCGGGTGTCGCAGCTGCTGCCGGGGTGGATCTGCGGTGACTTTGGGGCGGTTCGTGCTTTCCCGAGGGAGCCGGGGGCTCTGGAGCATCCCCGGGGAGCAGCGCTTGTGCCGGCCCTGCGGAGCAGTGGCAGGTCAGGCCACTCgcagagggctctgctgtgtTCGCAGCGCTTGTTTTCCTTGGGTTTGCCTTGTTTTCAGGTTACTTTACTTCCAGTGCATGCGGACGGATGGATGGGAACGGGGCTTTTGGGAGAGCGGTGGGTCTGGGGTCCCGCGGGGATTGTGCAGCCCCTccggagctgctctggggtggagATGTTTGGGGAGGTGAGGTTGTTCACCTGCCCGCTCCGTCCCGGGGGTGGGCTCGTTGTGCCCGTGGTTGTCCTGTTGATGATGGATGGTGCTTATCGCTTCCTCACAGTCCGCAGAGCGTGAGGCTCCCGGGGAGCCGCGGGGACGTGGCCCCGTGCCCCAGGCCCACCCTGCTCTGGCATCCTGCTCGCTGggttcccagccctggagagctcCCTGCGCCTCAGGTGTGGTGCCGGCTTTGTCCCGGCGCCGTCCCGCCGGCTGTGGGAATGGCTCTGTAGGGAAAACCTCCGTAGGGATACGGCGGGGCACTGGCCGAGATCAGCTGCTCAGCCGGGGAGCGAGGGGATCCTTGCTCTGCAACATTTGCAGGTGGATTTTAAGAGCCGGGATAAAGGAACGGGATTGCTGTTACATTGTAAGTGGGAAAACATCCTGCATCACAGCCCAGCCTTTTCTCCAGTCGGGCTCATCAACTCTGTAGCTTTAGACGGTGTCTGCTTTGAAATGAGGGCTCCTTCCCTTTGATGGGGCGCCCTGTGAAACCCACAGCCAAGGCATTATGTCCTAAAACTACCATGAGATCATCTTTGGACAAACAAACCCAAGCTGTGGCAGGTGACTCTTTACTCTGAAATTGAAATAATGTGTCTCCTCCGTGCATCAGGGACTCTACTGTGTTCTGTTCCTTGTCTTAAAACACCTCTGGTTTTTGCACGATACCTTTGAAATCTGCTTATGCGAGGTCTGTATGGAAGAGGATGGAAAACAGCATCCACTGGATGGGTCTCTTGCTCAGCTTAAAGCTTGTTTCACATCATGGAACAGTCAAGTGGGACTTTCCAGGTGTTGCCACGCTGGCGTTGAGCAGACTGAATAGACGGGGATGGACACAAAGACAGCACAGCACATGCCAGACAACTCTCTCTTGATGCAAatgggctgccagagctcacATTGAGCTGCCAAAGCACACATTGGGCTGCAGTGACCTGTCTTTCAGGCTTTT
Above is a window of Molothrus ater isolate BHLD 08-10-18 breed brown headed cowbird chromosome 16, BPBGC_Mater_1.1, whole genome shotgun sequence DNA encoding:
- the LOC118692463 gene encoding hemoglobin subunit alpha-A, with protein sequence MVLSAADKTNVKGVFAKIGGQADEYGADALERMFATYPATKTYFPHFDLGKGSAQVKGHGKKVAGALVEAVNHIDDLAGALSKLSDLHAQKLRVDPVNFKLLGQCFLVAVATRNPGLLTPEVHASLDKFLCAVGTVLTAKYR